In Setaria italica strain Yugu1 chromosome IX, Setaria_italica_v2.0, whole genome shotgun sequence, the genomic stretch ATAGAAAACTGACATTTTCTCACGTGGTACAATATGTTTTGACAAAAATGATTAAAACGACTAAAAAGTTAACCACTTATTAGCTATTCATTCCTTAAACCCCTCTCTTTCTATTAAGAAAGAAAACGATTTACCTTATCCCCATCCACTTTTCTCCCACTGAAGTGGTACATAGGTGGTTGTTTAATTTTGTTTGAATGCATTTTCCTCACAAAGTAGTTAGAATTTTGGGACGTCCGATCACTTTTCTAACGTTTCCGATTTATCTCCGCCATATATAAAAAGCCTCTAACCCTAACCTTGACACATCTGCTCCCTCTCCACCCCCTTccccattgccgccgccgcctccaaacAATCCCCACCCACCCTCTACATTTGTCGCATCGGCGTGGCCGTTCGCTTGTACTTCGATCCTACGAGGACAATCCATTCTCCACCACCTCGACCGGCATCATCCCAGCCGCCTTTGCCACCATCACCGGTCCCACCTTGCTTCACCGCATTTCCTGAAGAGCGGGTTTGAACCTGACCCAAAGCTCGGCATACATCGCAAAGGTATGACACGCAATTCTCATGGTTTCTAGTAGCGGTAGCAGCACATAGGATAGAGCAAATAGGTTGAAGTTTGATTTAATATCGAGCTCCATTCCTCTTCGATCAATTCGTTATCCGTCAATGGTCGTCAATCTCTACTAGGGATTGAATAGGGGGATTTGAATTTAAGGTTTGAGAGATTTAGGTTCGGGATTGAGATTACCTGTGGTTGTGAGTAGGAGGGTGGATTTAAGGTTTGAGAGATTTAGGTTCGAGATTGAGATTACCTGTGGTTGTGAGTAGGAGGGAGCTCCATACGCTAGTGCAGAGGGGGAGTGGAGGTGGTTGGAGAGACGGCAAGGGAGCGAAGATGGCGTAGGCGCCATTGAAACCAAATGATGGGAGATCCATAGTAGGCAGTGGAGCCACCGGAGATGTGGGGTTATTGCAGTCGGGGTTTCACATGGGACTATGCGAGGATGATAAAAGAGATTTGTGCGTTTACTTAATCAATTTTGAATCTGTTGATGTTAAAACAGATCTCTGATAACTTATTTCTGATACAATTTACGAACCGCTATTGCCTCCGATTTTTGTACTCCCCCATCCCGAATACGCAAGGAATACTGCAAATTGGGAGGCTCCACCTCCATGGTCGTTACTGGCGTATTGCCTTTGATGTCTGCATATTCTAGGTACGATTCTGCTACGGAGCAAACAAAGCAGAAAATGCACTCCCGACGCGTAGTGTGAGATCAGGAACACATCATCAGTTTGCCGCCCGTCGGAAATCAATTACGATGTGAGAGGTCGTTGTCGTCCGTTGCGGCCTGCGTAGCGTACGCATAGTCAACTGCTCGCACGCTGGTCGCCGCAGTGCACCACAGCATGGAGGTCGTTCGATACAGATTGCTGTGGTGTGCTGTAGCCGGAAGGCAGGTGCTACAGCTTGTGCAGCCAAGCATCAGCGTGGTTTCTTCACATgccataattttaaaaatagcaggaaaaaattaaaatggaCTTTTATATATCTATCAAAGCCAAAACGTTGTACACAGATGCACAAAATAATTGAAATAAATGAAATGCACATTGCAAAAGCCTTTTGGGGGACGTAGCCACGGTGGAGTAAATACGATTAGACccgacgaccgacgacggcgacagATCAAGATCTTTTGTCCCGACCGCGGATCTCCTCCGGCCGCCAGAAGATTTTGACCCGGACTTCCAGGCGACGCGCCTGCCCGGCTGCCCGCCTCCGGCACGAGGTCGATGACGAAGGCCGAGCGGCGCGGGGCTCGCCAGGCAGTTACTAGTACTTCGCTGTGCTCACCGGCCACCGCACCGCAGACGGCTGGTTGCCatccactgacgcgcgggcccgctTCTCGCGCCTCGTTGCCGCGGAAGGCGGGGTCGTGGGTGCCCAGAGTGCCAAAGGTTGCGCGTTGCGGGCGGGCCCGCGGCCTGTGGCCTCCGGGTTCCCAACGCAGCCTCGGTTGGTTCGCCCGCACTCATTTATAATCACTGACGTGTGGGGCAACACCAATGTGGGGACCACATGTCCGACAGATAGATCAGATCTCGCGTGTCGCTTGGAAATCCCCGCTTCAGCTTCCATCCGCAGGCCCCGATATCTATGCGAACTGCAACCGCCCACCTCGACTCCCACGGTCTACACCGCTTCAACTTTCTGCTGGTGACTTCGTGGTGTCTGCCGTGCTCGTCCTAGGGCTTGCGCGATGTAcacgcgcggcggaggcggcggcggccggcgcggaggccgggtCGACCAGGGAGACGGccgtggaggaggcggtggcgccggcgcgggccgtGGGCGCGGCCGTGGGGCCGCCGCGGACCTCGGCGCTCACCCTACCGACGGCGCGCGCGGAGGGGGTGGTGGCCGTGGTGATCGCGGAGTTGCTGCGGCGCCGGGCGCTGCCCAGAGAGGGGCCCACTTCCAGCCCCCGCATCCGGCGGCCGGGGCCAGGAGAGGTGGCTACCCTGGCGTGGCTCAGGGGCGCGGGCAGCAggtggcctcgccggcgccgacgccgacgcctgtgGAGGTTGAGGTGCTGAGGCGCCAGGTGGAGAGGAAGGTGGTAGTGTCACAGGCGCCGGGGGGGCCGCGCGAGGGCCCGTCGTCGTCCCCAGCGCAGAGGCAGGCTCCGGCGCCGGGTCTagcgcctgcggcggcggcgcgaccgcAGATGCAAGCGAATGCGCCGGGCCGGCTGGCGCAGCCGGCGGCTGCTGGGAGCCCATCGCCGCTCCCAGCACgggcgccagcgccggcgccgggtcaGGTGGCCGTGCCGGCGCCTGCAGGGAGCTCATCGTCGTTCCCAgcacgggcgccggcggcgccgggtcattcggctgcggctgcgccgcGACTGGAGATGCAAGGGAAGGCACCGGTTCAGACGACACAGATGGCGCTGGCGGCGCCTGCAGGGAGCCTGCCTCCGACGTCTAGCAAGGCGCTGGTGCTCCCCCCGCGTCCGGGGTACGGGACGGCCGGGCGGAGGTGCCGCGTGCGCGCCAACCATGTACAAGTCCGCCTCGCCGACANNNNNNNNNNNNNNNNNNNNNNNNNNNNNNNNNNNNNNNNNNNNNNNNNNNNNNNNNNNNNNNNNNNNNNNNNNNNNNNNNNNNNNNNNNNNNNNNNNNNTACGATGTACGCATGAGCCCTATGCCCCTGTCTCTATCTCTCGTTTGGTATTCTTCGGTCCAGCAAATAATGATATATGCGTATggaactaagggggtgtttggatagcaggtgctaaattttagcacctgttacatcggatgtttggacactaattaggagtactaaacatagtctaattacaaaactaattgcacaacccctaggctaaatcgcgagaagaaactattaagcctaattaatccatcattagcgaatggttactgtagcaccacattgtcaaggCATGAACTAATNNNNNNNNNNNNNNNNNNNNNNNNNNNNNNNNNNNNNNNNNNNNNNNNNNNNNNNNNNNNNNNNNNNNNNNNNNNNNNNNNNNNNNNNNNNNNNNNNNNNAACGAGggccgatgtgacatgtgctaaaatttagcacatgcctcccaaacaccccctaaatctacaTGCCACATAGTGATCTGTAATCATCTCTTGCATATAAGTAGTGTGGTCGGTATCTTCAATTCTTATTACACAGGTAGCGATCACTCCTGAATCGGCCTCACGGGCAAGAAACAGATGGATCATCAACGAGCTCGTGAACCTGCACAAGGAGCACTTGGACGGGCGGCTTCCTGTTTATGATGGAAGGAAAGCCCTATTCACAGCAGGCCCACTGCCATTCAGAGCGAAGGAATTTGTGCTCATGCTAACAAACCCTGAGAGGGCAGGCCAGGGGTACGGATGACGATGGACTTTGTAGTTTATCCTTACACGCATGTTTATGTATTATCCTGTGTGCTTATGTGTAGCCCTTGTTTCCTGCAGGGAGAAAGAGTACAAGGTGGTGATCAAGGACGCCGCCAAAATTGATATGTACAGCCTTCAGCAGTTCTTAGCTGGTAGGCAGAGGGAAATGCCACAGGAGATTATCCAGGCTCTTGATATCGCCCTAAGGGAATGCCCAGCTACTAGGTATGTACTGCATCAATGCACCGATGTACAATCATTTCGTATATACTGTGACATAGGTGTATTACACTATTACTTCCCCGAGTATTATTTTTCGATGACGTGTTCCTTATTTTTCCTTCTAATCTTGTGGCAGGTATACATCAATCTCTAGATCATTCTTCTCATCACAAGAATTTGGACCTGGTGGACTGCTCGGAAATGGTGTCGAATGCTGGAGGGGTTACTATCAGAGCCTACGCCCTACACAGATGGGCCTATCACTTAATATTGGTTTGTGCTCGTACCTGATTCTCTTTTTTAAATCACCACTGCTAGCTCAttctattgttttttttacatttataaaaaaaatatgttggTAGTGTATACTATTTTCATCTGCTCCCCTAATAACTTTTACAAGTAACAAACTTGCCATAATTGCTTTAAGACACATGCTtcttttttgtaaaaaaatccACTCCCACATTCCTAGGCCATTGTGTAGCTTTATCATCAACTACTAAGCTGCAATTGCACAAGCTTGTTTTTTGTCATGTTAAATGTTAGTCTCTGTACAGTGTAATAAATACATTGTTTAGATAAGATCTTGGTGCATAAGAATAGGGAAGTATTTGAGCCCCAAGCTAATTAACTCTGCTTATGTTTGCATTAAATAGCCCGAACCTTGATAAGTCGTTCGTGTTGGTTTCAACTCTATCCTACCCGAATTTGCGTGGGACTGAAAGGCATTGATGTTGATTTGTTGATTTAGCTTCACTAGTTCAAATAAAATTTTGATACCTTTCACCAACCATTAAAAAGTCTTCtacaaaatttaaaattaaaagTTGCATGACTCCGAATAAAATCAATAATGTGTTTCATATCAAGCGTGCGCACATTTTGTAGCCTGCTTAATCCTGTATCTTATCAATTAGCATTGTCAAAGCTTCTATGTCACATCCTATAGTGTTCTTACAAGAAAACTGATAACTATTACAGTACTATGGTAATATAACTGTGACAATTGGCATTGCACATTCATGTACTAATAGTAAAAATGATCTAATCTGCATGGAGTTTATTTAATGCTTAACTGATTCAACAAGTAAAGGTGAGTGAAAATAAAATCCCCACATTCTCAGAAAAGAGACATGAATAGGAAGGAAGCTTTTCTTTATGAACTTTTGGATTGAGAGACAGGATATCGCATTCAACAGAAGAATGAAATTAGTTATCAGTTTGGTTTATCAGATTTTTTAGTTTGATGTTCTGTTTTCTAGGATCTTAACTATAAGTAGTAGCAGTCATAATTTATAGGATATGTGCTATTTTTTCCTGCCCCCTGGAAAATACAAAAAGTGCAGGTTTGGTTTTTATTTTATGTGGTTTATCACACATCTTTTCCAATCTGATGAGCTTTATTTTATTGTgttataatatatataaaatttgttatTTGACAACCTGTACGTTGATGGAATAATTTGGTATTTTCTTATAATTCAGATGTTTCTGCGACCGCATTTTACAAGGCTCAACCTGTTATAGACTTCACAGTTGAGTATCTCAACATCAATGCTTCAAAGCGTTTGTCTGATCAGGAACGCATAAAAGTAAGGACCATGATACCTATATGATGCCCTCAATTTTTAAAGTGTTTAGCTACAtcatgtttttgtttttttacatCCTAGCTGAAGAAAGCACTTAAGGGTGTCCGGGTCGAGACCACGCATCGCCGTGGTATATCCATACGTTACAAGATTACAGGGCTAACCTCAGCTCCATTGAATGATTTGACGTATGTCCTCTGCTACATAGCTCTTCATGTTTGCCATTCCATTTCTGTAATTACATTGTATCATTAATTATTTATATTTGTGTTTACAGGTTTGATCAAGATGGCATAAGGGTATCTGTTGTGCAATACTTCAGACAGCAATATAATTACTCACTGAAATACACTCACTGGCCGTGCCTTCAAGCTGGCAATGCTAGCAGACCGACCTATTTACCTATGGAGGTTTCACTTTTATCCCTTTTTTGTCAACCTCCTTCAAGATACCTGATCTGTTCACATGTTATTACATTGTGTACTTATGCAGGTTTGCAACATAGCTAAGGGACAACGCTACACAAGTAAGCTGAATGAGCATCAAGTCAGAAATATCTTGAGGTTGGCTTGTGAGCGACCAGcacagagggaggagaggactTTGGGGGTGAATACTGTCACTAACCCTATCTGTGACTTCACCTTTTATTTTACGATGCATGTGTTTTTTTCTTATTCACATtgttaattttgtttttcttaatgGGATCACCTTATGTGCATTTTCAGGTACTCAAGAAGAACAACTATACCGCTGATGATTATGCAGGAGAATTTGGCATTAAGGTGAACCAGCAACTTGCCTTGGTTGATGCTCGTGTGCTTCCAGCTCCAAAGGTAAATGTATTTCTTCTATTGGGGTAGGAAAATAGcatcactttttttttaacttaacATCTAATAATTATTAACCTCTATTTTCTAGCTTAAATACCATGACTCTGGAAAAGAAAAGGTCTGTAATCCTTCCGTTGGCCAGTGGAACATGATTAACAAGGTACCATTCTATTGTTATATGTTCAAATTCTGCACATACTTTTTTTTACCTAACATTCATGATGATTATATTGGTGTAGTTACTCATTTAGCTGGTAACTGTAATGTAATCTCAATTTTTATCAACAAATGAAATAATTGTGTAATGGCTTCAATGTGTTGAAATTCACATCACACATTTTTTCGTGGTGTTTCTATTGGTGATTTTAGGTCTTGTTTGTCTATTAGATTTATAGTATATAACTCTATCATAGCAtagttggtgaatttttcagagAATGGTTGATGGAGGATCCATCAAACACTGGGCATGTCTAACTTTTGCCTCTCGTATCAATCCAAATGAGATTGGGAGGTTTTGTGGGGATCTTGTAATGATGTGCAATAGCATTGGCATGGTAAGTTTCTCTCTACAAGGCCTTTCTTACACCACCAGATATGTTGGTTAAAAGTACTTTACTCTTTTGTTTGTAGCAAGTGAATACCCAACCGTGTGTACAAATCAAAAAAGCACGCCAAGATGATGTAGAAGCTGCAATCAGAGATATCCATGGACATTCTTCACAAGTGCTTGCTCAAAAAGGTCTAACTGGGCAACATCTTGAGTTACTCATCATAATTTTACCTGATATGAGTGGTTCTTATGGTAAGCTGTTTAAATGGATCTTAAAGCTAATTACTCTTCATTCCCTTTTCCAAAGTTCTATAATTGTTGGCATTTTACCCAATATGTGTAGGAATGATTAAAAAACTTTGTGAAACTGAGCTTGGTGTGATAACTCAGTGTTGCGCACCTAAGAATGTTATGAAAGGAGGAAAACAGTTTCTTGAAAATCTTGCCCTAAAAATCAATGCTAAGGTACGATGAAGCTTTGATGAAGCTTTTAAGTGTAGTTCTATTATACACCTTATAATCAGATTAAAATAATAGTGACAACATTGCATTTTCCAATTAGGTTGGAGGGAGGAACACAGTGCTTGAAGATGCTCTGAACAGGAGAATACCACTTCTGACAGATGTTCCTACAATAGTCTTTGGGGCTGATGTTACCCATCCACCTCCTGGTGAGGGCTTGGCTCCATCTATTGCAGCGgtatgctctctctctctctctctcacacacacacacacacacacttttCAACAACACGCACATCACACGCACATTCCAATAACACGCATACACACCCGTCGGGGCACACATTTTTCGATATTTTACTTACAATGTTGGATCTAAAGCTTTTCTAATTTGTATCCATGTAGGTTGTTGCATCCATGGATTGGCCACAAGTTACTAAGTACAAATGCCTGGTATCTTCACAAGGGCATAGGGTCGAAATCATAAATGACCTTTTCACAGAAGTGAGAGATCCAGTGAAGGGCATTGTCAGAGGTGGAATGATTAGGTATGTTAAGACAAATCAGtaattttctttgttttctttttgtggTACTAACATTTTCTGTATTGCAGGGATTTGCTTGTATCATTCAAAAAATCAACTGGCCATAAGCCTTGCAGGATAATATTCTATCGGTTCGTTAAGATAATTTCATGCTTTCAATTCATCTTTGTTTGACACTGATATGCTGAATCTTCAATTATTTGCAGAGATGGTGTTAGTGAAGGGCAGTTCAGCCAAGTCTTGCTTTATGAAATGGATGCTATTCGGAAGGTCCCTTGTTGTGTTTAACCCACTTTTGGCATTTCCATTTTGTGCATTTCATGGATATTTGATATGCATGTGTTTGTGACACACTGTTGTTTGTGATCGTGCTTtcaggcatgtgcaagtttggaggAGGGCTATCTTCCAAAGGTCACATTTGTTGTTGTGCAAAAGAGGCATCATACCCGCCTGTTTCCTGAAAATCATCGTGATAGAGATCAGACGGACAGGAGTGGAAACATCCTACCTGGTAAGTCTTCTTCGTTCAGAAGCTGTTAATATTGCTACCAATATGCATGATTATTTTGAGGTATCAAAGCTTGTTTCAATATAAGATTGAAGTATCAAGTGCCCTTTGTCTCCAGGGACGGTTGTTGACACAACAATCTGCCATCCCAGCGAGTTTGATTTTTACCTCTGTAGCCATTCTGGTATTCAGGTATGCTGCAGATGAATGAGTTGTATGTTTTCTTTCCCAATCCTAGTGATGTCTTGTTATGTTTATTTAGCATTCTTTCCTTAATATACCAGTAATAAAGATTTGTTAGGTAATTTTCTCAATTTGTTCCTTGCTTTTGCCTTTGAACAGGGAACAAGCCGCCCAGCACACTATCATGTTCTTTTCGACGAAAATGGTTTCTCTGCTGATGCATTGCAAACCTTAACTTACAACCTGTGCTACACGTACGTGAGCTTCATTAGCGATTCTCTTGTCAGTTGGCATAAAGCATAGCATTTTACCATGCATGATCTGACCTATCTTGTATTTGATGTCCTGTTGCTCACAGCTATGCCCGGTGCACTCGTTCAGTCTCTATAGGTGAGCACCACTGCATTCTGAATTCCATGTGTTCAGCTCACAAAAACTGTGTTCATCAGCCCAATTTATCTTCTCTTTCAAGTTTGTGCTTACAGTTTGATCTGATCTGTTCTTGATGTTGCAACAGTTCCTCCAGCGTACTATGCGCACCTGGGTGCGTTCCGTGCGCGCCACTACATAGAGGACGACATTTCTGAGCAGGGCTCATCGACAGGGACGTCACGGACGTATGATCAATCTGTCCCAGTGAAGCAACTCCCCCGAATTAAGGAAAAAGTCCAGCAGTTCATGTTCTACTGCTAGAGGTGGATGGTGGTATCCCTCCGAGACCTGGCGTTCTGTGGTCGTGCATGGCTTAGAAGTATCACCCTTGTGTTTATCGTTTTGTATGGCGCATTGGCGCAACCTGTAGAGTCTCACCTTGTCATGCATGCTTGTTCTTAAACTGAAGGCTTTTGTGATTCTGAAATGCTTCTGTTTGCTGTATGAAGATGTTCTGATTGTCCTAAACCCTAATATCCTTGGTGTGTTCTCTAGGGGCGAAAGAAACCATCATTCTTGGCTGTTACATTCATAATAGTGTTTATGACACGTTACTGATTGCGGAATAGTGTATGACACACTACTGATTGCCGAAATTACG encodes the following:
- the LOC101755395 gene encoding protein argonaute 12, which codes for MYTRGGGGGGRRGGRVDQGDGRGGGGGAGAGRGRGRGAAADLGAHPTDGARGGGGGRGDRGVAAAPGAAQRGAHFQPPHPAAGARRGGYPGVAQGRGQQVASPAPTPTPVEVEVLRRQVERKVVVSQAPGGPREGPSSSPAQRQAPAPGLAPAAAARPQMQANAPGRLAQPAAAGSPSPLPARAPAPAPGQVAVPAPAGSSSSFPARAPAAPGHSAAAAPRLEMQGKAPVQTTQMALAAPAGSLPPTSSKALVLPPLWSVSSILITQVAITPESASRARNRWIINELVNLHKEHLDGRLPVYDGRKALFTAGPLPFRAKEFVLMLTNPERAGQGEKEYKVVIKDAAKIDMYSLQQFLAGRQREMPQEIIQALDIALRECPATRYTSISRSFFSSQEFGPGGLLGNGVECWRGYYQSLRPTQMGLSLNIDVSATAFYKAQPVIDFTVEYLNINASKRLSDQERIKLKKALKGVRVETTHRRGISIRYKITGLTSAPLNDLTFDQDGIRVSVVQYFRQQYNYSLKYTHWPCLQAGNASRPTYLPMEVCNIAKGQRYTSKLNEHQVRNILRLACERPAQREERTLGVLKKNNYTADDYAGEFGIKVNQQLALVDARVLPAPKLKYHDSGKEKVCNPSVGQWNMINKRMVDGGSIKHWACLTFASRINPNEIGRFCGDLVMMCNSIGMQVNTQPCVQIKKARQDDVEAAIRDIHGHSSQVLAQKGLTGQHLELLIIILPDMSGSYGMIKKLCETELGVITQCCAPKNVMKGGKQFLENLALKINAKVGGRNTVLEDALNRRIPLLTDVPTIVFGADVTHPPPGEGLAPSIAAVVASMDWPQVTKYKCLVSSQGHRVEIINDLFTEVRDPVKGIVRGGMIRDLLVSFKKSTGHKPCRIIFYRDGVSEGQFSQVLLYEMDAIRKACASLEEGYLPKVTFVVVQKRHHTRLFPENHRDRDQTDRSGNILPGTVVDTTICHPSEFDFYLCSHSGIQGTSRPAHYHVLFDENGFSADALQTLTYNLCYTYARCTRSVSIVPPAYYAHLGAFRARHYIEDDISEQGSSTGTSRTYDQSVPVKQLPRIKEKVQQFMFYC